A region of Campylobacter armoricus DNA encodes the following proteins:
- the nadD gene encoding nicotinate (nicotinamide) nucleotide adenylyltransferase, whose product MKIALFGGSFDPPHLGHNAIVLNALANLELDKFIIMPTFISPFKQEFTADEQRRLKWCKAIWGNLTKVEICDFEIKEQRPVPSIESVDFLYKKYKISKFYLILGADHLQSLEKWHEFQRLQNLVEFVIAKRDGIFIPKHFKTLDTKVNISSSFIRQTLQTTQVCEQIKEEVKLYYSKFKNI is encoded by the coding sequence ATGAAAATCGCACTTTTTGGTGGCAGTTTTGATCCACCCCATTTGGGGCATAACGCTATAGTTTTGAATGCATTAGCAAATTTAGAGCTTGATAAATTTATTATTATGCCTACCTTTATTAGTCCATTTAAGCAAGAATTTACAGCAGATGAGCAAAGACGCTTGAAATGGTGTAAAGCGATTTGGGGGAATTTAACTAAGGTTGAAATTTGTGATTTTGAAATAAAAGAACAAAGACCTGTGCCTAGTATAGAAAGTGTTGATTTTTTATATAAAAAATATAAAATTTCAAAATTTTATCTTATTTTAGGAGCTGATCATTTACAAAGTCTTGAAAAATGGCATGAATTTCAAAGATTACAAAATTTGGTAGAATTTGTTATAGCTAAAAGAGATGGTATTTTTATACCAAAACATTTTAAAACTTTAGACACTAAAGTAAATATTTCTTCTTCTTTTATAAGGCAAACCTTGCAAACAACACAAGTTTGCGAGCAAATCAAAGAAGAAGTTAAGCTTTATTATTCTAAATTTAAAAATATTTAA
- the rsfS gene encoding ribosome silencing factor, which yields MQERINNIVQILDDKKADLIETFDMQDKDYFVKFVVIATTMGERHALSLIDDLKTNLKSKGEEFLNIESSEEWTVLDLGDILIHLMSETYRAKYNIEEFLKSLNKENQN from the coding sequence ATGCAAGAAAGAATTAACAATATAGTTCAAATTTTAGATGACAAAAAAGCAGATTTAATAGAAACTTTTGATATGCAAGATAAGGATTATTTTGTTAAATTTGTAGTGATTGCTACTACTATGGGGGAAAGACATGCACTTTCTTTGATTGATGATTTAAAAACTAATCTTAAAAGCAAAGGTGAGGAGTTTTTGAATATAGAAAGTAGTGAAGAATGGACTGTGCTTGATTTAGGAGATATTTTGATTCACTTAATGAGTGAAACTTATAGAGCAAAATATAATATTGAAGAATTTTTAAAAAGTTTAAATAAAGAAAATCAAAACTAG
- a CDS encoding tetratricopeptide repeat protein codes for MDNLIIELSDLAKEYFENSEFEKCDEILSELIAFCKGEVTLAQDGKMIFIDEEDKERLLLEAYHNRALCRFYCLKFQEALENVILAIEFDPNNALLFNLLGLCNFKLDLLQEALLAFNKAIALDNAYHLAYFNRARVWLLLDKQTKALKDLQACIDLAPEYHEAYYTKAIALLDVDPKQALLEFEKLQDLGFESAQLLYCQGIAYENLEDYQKAIEFFTKTIEYDEKYADAYYKRANNKRKIDDLEGALQDCLKSIELDNENAMAYLILGHIYKDLEKIELSIDAFKKSIELDENLQYPCFALARVLYDLEDYEQALKYYDKTIELYEEYAQAYINRGNTKINLKMIEEAIEDFDLAAKYYRERARKHDFTPSELAELEQAVPYGFYHLGNSLYEIDKYDEALISYEKALKYQKEYPDVFFNRAYLKSDLGKYEEALEDSELAVKYYKKQNNTQDYVNSLSQRAWIKSKLERFQEAIDEYNELIKSYKDYIDLKDVLFERAYCAKELESYEELIAYCNAAHKVDKNNFKLYFWRGIAKYNLSLEEEAIEDLNKALKIDKNHNGAKYYKGLCYEDLYMFEEAIKCYDSVILSNEEDDESYFHRAKCKRNLEKYNEALKDIDECLKIIDDIAEYWIEKAQILSFLGKYDESFEAAKKASELEPKSYECYHFMGAVKVYSQDFKEAIKYLNMALNLDESQNWTHYYKAECLRNLGDFHDALQCYEDCLKIVNENTDALVGKIQCLEQLKEYEQALECTKELLKLDEENEFALKNQNILMQKLKQQNKKWWQIWQPKE; via the coding sequence TTGGATAATTTAATCATTGAACTATCAGATTTAGCTAAAGAATATTTTGAAAATTCAGAATTTGAAAAATGTGATGAGATTTTAAGCGAGCTTATAGCTTTTTGCAAAGGTGAAGTTACACTTGCACAAGATGGTAAAATGATTTTTATAGATGAAGAGGATAAAGAGCGTTTGCTCTTAGAAGCTTACCATAATAGAGCACTTTGTAGATTTTATTGCTTGAAATTTCAAGAAGCACTTGAAAATGTAATTTTAGCAATAGAATTTGATCCTAATAACGCATTATTATTTAATCTTTTGGGTTTATGCAATTTTAAATTAGATTTATTACAAGAAGCACTTTTAGCTTTTAACAAGGCAATAGCTTTAGATAATGCATATCATTTAGCATATTTTAATAGAGCTAGAGTTTGGTTGCTTTTAGATAAACAAACAAAAGCTTTAAAAGATTTGCAAGCTTGTATTGACTTGGCTCCAGAATATCATGAAGCTTATTATACTAAGGCTATTGCCTTACTTGATGTTGATCCAAAACAAGCTTTGCTTGAATTTGAAAAATTACAAGATTTAGGTTTTGAATCCGCACAATTGCTTTATTGCCAAGGTATAGCTTATGAGAATTTGGAAGATTATCAAAAAGCTATAGAATTTTTTACTAAAACGATTGAATATGATGAAAAATATGCTGATGCGTATTATAAAAGAGCTAATAATAAACGCAAAATAGATGATCTAGAGGGGGCTTTGCAAGATTGCTTAAAATCAATTGAATTAGATAATGAAAATGCAATGGCATATTTGATTTTGGGACATATTTATAAAGATTTAGAAAAGATAGAATTATCAATAGATGCTTTTAAAAAATCAATTGAATTAGATGAAAATTTACAATATCCATGTTTTGCATTAGCTAGGGTTTTATATGATTTAGAAGATTATGAACAAGCGTTGAAGTATTATGATAAAACAATTGAGCTTTATGAAGAATATGCTCAAGCATACATTAATAGAGGTAATACTAAAATTAATCTAAAAATGATTGAAGAGGCTATAGAAGATTTTGACTTAGCGGCTAAATACTATCGAGAAAGAGCAAGAAAACATGATTTTACCCCATCAGAATTAGCAGAACTTGAACAAGCAGTTCCTTATGGTTTTTATCATTTAGGTAATAGCTTGTATGAGATAGATAAATACGATGAAGCTTTGATAAGTTATGAAAAAGCTTTGAAATATCAAAAAGAATATCCTGATGTGTTTTTTAATAGAGCTTATTTAAAATCTGATCTTGGAAAATATGAGGAAGCTTTAGAAGATAGCGAACTAGCTGTAAAATACTATAAAAAGCAAAATAATACTCAAGATTATGTTAATTCACTTTCTCAAAGAGCTTGGATTAAAAGCAAACTTGAAAGATTTCAAGAAGCTATAGATGAATACAATGAGCTTATAAAATCATATAAAGATTATATTGATTTAAAAGATGTGTTATTTGAAAGAGCATATTGTGCAAAAGAGCTTGAATCTTATGAAGAATTAATAGCTTATTGTAATGCAGCACATAAGGTAGATAAAAATAATTTTAAGCTTTATTTTTGGCGAGGAATTGCTAAATATAATTTAAGTTTAGAAGAAGAGGCTATAGAAGATTTAAACAAGGCTTTAAAAATTGATAAAAATCACAATGGAGCAAAGTATTATAAAGGCCTTTGTTATGAAGATCTTTATATGTTTGAAGAAGCTATAAAATGTTATGATAGTGTGATTTTAAGTAATGAAGAGGATGATGAATCATATTTTCATAGAGCAAAATGCAAAAGAAATCTTGAAAAATATAATGAAGCTTTAAAAGATATTGATGAATGCTTGAAAATAATTGATGATATTGCGGAGTATTGGATAGAAAAAGCACAAATTTTAAGCTTTTTAGGAAAATATGATGAAAGTTTTGAAGCAGCAAAAAAAGCAAGTGAGCTTGAACCAAAATCATATGAATGTTACCATTTTATGGGTGCGGTTAAAGTGTATTCGCAAGATTTTAAAGAAGCTATAAAATATCTTAATATGGCTTTAAATTTAGATGAAAGTCAAAATTGGACACATTATTATAAGGCAGAATGCTTAAGAAATTTGGGTGATTTTCATGATGCGTTGCAATGTTATGAAGATTGCTTAAAGATAGTAAATGAAAATACCGATGCTTTAGTGGGAAAAATTCAGTGTTTAGAGCAGTTAAAAGAATATGAACAAGCTTTAGAATGCACAAAAGAATTGCTAAAACTCGATGAGGAAAACGAGTTTGCATTAAAAAATCAAAATATTTTAATGCAAAAACTAAAACAGCAAAATAAAAAATGGTGGCAAATTTGGCAGCCAAAAGAATAA
- a CDS encoding M48 family metalloprotease — translation MLKQIINIFILLLIVLVLLITIITLEQSADIIIEKILPILKYLLLVFEELRQNSIVIDTFYFIANNLFISLCFVFISFLVILIMTHFILGKQSKLKGDIYELQNISKFKILWLNLLFFALLFFIILLSYSLILKVFYIFTPEFYESREDFSHHIPYTYRGIKFFDNRNYEVYHIISFLLSFFVLMIIFFAYLIKVFIMKNKSIDKLAKILEAREISLDRKNLTTKEKNALFAIEEMAIASSMPLPRVFIMLKEKGINALCTGERFGKKDEKIAIFITKGALNFFNKEELQAVIGHEFSHAFHKDVALNLKLFSLIFALNCISLIGDIMLRGLSKTNTSKSKDRNKALAVLGAIALVFFILGALGTLFARILQASISRQKEYLADVSSVQYTRNPQALINALKKLILFQKKTNINNTKAKDCAHMFFLKAFDGILATHPSLEKRIKYLEKHFGSY, via the coding sequence TTGCTAAAACAAATAATAAATATTTTCATCTTGCTTCTTATTGTGCTTGTTCTACTTATAACTATAATAACACTTGAGCAATCAGCAGATATAATCATAGAAAAAATATTACCTATTTTAAAATATTTATTATTGGTTTTTGAAGAATTAAGGCAAAATTCAATTGTAATTGATACATTTTATTTTATAGCAAATAACTTATTTATAAGTCTTTGTTTTGTTTTTATAAGTTTTTTAGTGATTTTAATCATGACTCATTTTATCTTAGGTAAGCAAAGCAAATTAAAAGGCGATATTTACGAACTTCAAAATATTTCTAAATTTAAGATTTTGTGGCTAAATTTATTATTTTTTGCTTTACTTTTTTTCATCATTTTACTTTCTTATTCTTTAATTTTAAAAGTTTTTTATATATTTACACCTGAATTTTATGAAAGCCGTGAGGATTTTTCGCATCATATACCTTATACCTATCGTGGTATTAAATTTTTTGACAATAGAAATTATGAAGTTTATCACATAATATCTTTTTTACTTAGCTTTTTTGTGCTTATGATAATTTTCTTTGCTTATTTAATTAAAGTTTTTATAATGAAAAATAAAAGCATTGATAAACTTGCCAAAATTTTAGAAGCAAGAGAAATTTCACTTGATAGAAAAAATCTTACTACTAAAGAAAAAAATGCACTTTTTGCTATAGAAGAAATGGCGATAGCTTCAAGTATGCCACTTCCTAGAGTTTTTATTATGCTTAAAGAAAAAGGAATCAATGCACTCTGCACAGGTGAAAGATTTGGTAAAAAAGATGAAAAAATAGCAATTTTTATTACAAAAGGAGCATTGAATTTTTTCAATAAAGAAGAACTACAAGCAGTCATCGGACATGAATTTTCTCATGCTTTTCATAAAGATGTGGCGCTAAATTTAAAACTTTTTTCGTTAATTTTTGCTCTAAATTGTATTTCTTTAATAGGAGATATAATGTTAAGAGGTTTAAGTAAAACAAACACAAGCAAATCAAAAGATCGTAATAAGGCTTTAGCTGTTTTAGGAGCAATAGCTTTGGTGTTTTTTATTTTAGGTGCTTTGGGGACTTTATTTGCTAGAATATTACAAGCAAGCATTTCACGCCAAAAAGAATATTTGGCTGATGTTTCAAGTGTGCAATATACTAGAAATCCACAAGCTCTAATCAATGCTTTAAAAAAACTAATATTATTTCAAAAGAAAACAAATATTAATAATACAAAAGCAAAAGATTGCGCGCATATGTTTTTCTTAAAAGCTTTTGATGGTATTTTAGCTACACATCCAAGTCTTGAAAAACGCATAAAATATTTAGAAAAACATTTTGGAAGTTACTAA
- a CDS encoding LemA family protein produces MIISVIFLAIILALVIYIVSIYNNLVTLFNRAYNAFSQIDVQLKRRYDLIPNLVTIAQKYLSHEENTLIKVTMARNNALNASSNANLKNAKSLQDLSEAQNSLNSALSNFNMVLENYPNLKANENLTQLSKELTHTENKIAFARQAYNDSVMHYNTARESFPANLIVQYFPKFRENLIMLEFEDKQEISKTPKVNF; encoded by the coding sequence ATGATAATTTCTGTGATATTTTTAGCAATTATATTAGCTTTAGTTATCTATATCGTAAGTATTTATAATAATCTTGTAACTTTATTTAATCGTGCTTATAATGCCTTTTCGCAAATTGATGTACAACTCAAAAGAAGATATGATTTAATCCCAAATCTTGTTACAATAGCTCAAAAATATCTCTCACACGAAGAAAATACGCTTATAAAAGTTACTATGGCAAGAAACAATGCTTTAAATGCAAGTTCTAATGCTAATTTAAAAAATGCTAAAAGTTTGCAAGATTTAAGCGAGGCACAAAATTCGTTAAATTCTGCACTTTCAAATTTTAATATGGTTTTAGAAAATTATCCTAATTTAAAAGCTAATGAAAATTTGACACAATTAAGCAAGGAGCTTACTCACACTGAAAACAAAATCGCTTTTGCAAGACAAGCTTACAATGATAGTGTTATGCATTATAATACCGCTAGAGAAAGTTTTCCGGCAAATTTAATCGTGCAATATTTTCCTAAATTTAGAGAAAATTTAATTATGCTTGAATTTGAAGATAAACAAGAAATCAGCAAAACACCAAAAGTAAATTTTTAA
- a CDS encoding BspA family leucine-rich repeat surface protein, giving the protein MKNLLKIIGFGVTFLAFTLNASDFKYHPKDKKELIKLVQNQSINLGEIDTSKITDMSFLFANITKEDCGFAQAKDACLEVAKEHKIKQINLSLFGYNPIYIGDDKFDRKDFSGIDKWDTSRVTNMEGMFAQTENFNENISSWDVSNVENMESMFAGAKNFNQALNKWNVSKVKNMNAMFAGASSFNQSLNDWNVSNVETMTGIFEGASNFNQPLNKWNTSKLRKAIAMFSNAISFNQNINSWDVSNVETMTAMFQDAKSFNQPLDKWNTAKVMRMSGMFNRASNFNQKLSSWDTSKVTDMSFMFYGAKKFNQSINSWNVSRVESMEAMFYNASAFNKPLNKWNTTSLKNINYIFQNASSFNQNINTWDVSKIRKMDNVFYKAIAFNQPLDKWDTSKVVDMSFMFYGAKKFNQNINSWNVSKVENMASMFSEAISFNQPLNDWNVSSVKIMSQMFAGALKFNQALDKWDTSKVVDMSAMFYEAKSFSQNLNDWNTDKLEYKKDAFKLSAIENKPPVWLKGYIDKIDKKFKYYPKTWEELNKFANDESINLGDINTSKITNMKSLFLRTTRKDFSGIDKWDTSNVIDMSNMFAQTKNFNENISSWNVSKVENMAGMFSESISFNQPLNDWNVSSVKIMSQMFAGALKFNQALDKWDTSKVIKMDAMFANASSFNQNINSWDVSKVRDMRMMFNKASSFNQPLDKWDVSNVVKMDLIFANASSFRQNIDNWKVKDFEENDLFFMFHSSGLEKNLPKWSKNNLF; this is encoded by the coding sequence ATGAAAAATTTGCTGAAAATCATTGGGTTTGGAGTTACCTTTTTAGCTTTTACTTTAAATGCAAGTGATTTTAAATACCATCCAAAAGATAAAAAAGAACTCATAAAGCTTGTACAAAATCAAAGTATAAATTTAGGCGAGATTGATACGAGTAAAATTACAGATATGAGTTTTTTATTTGCAAATATTACCAAAGAAGATTGTGGTTTTGCACAAGCTAAGGATGCTTGTTTGGAAGTTGCAAAAGAACATAAAATTAAACAAATAAATCTTAGTTTGTTTGGTTACAATCCTATATATATTGGTGATGATAAATTTGATAGAAAAGATTTTAGTGGAATTGATAAATGGGATACAAGTAGAGTTACTAATATGGAAGGTATGTTTGCACAAACAGAGAATTTCAATGAAAATATCAGTTCTTGGGATGTATCTAATGTGGAAAATATGGAAAGTATGTTTGCGGGAGCGAAAAATTTCAATCAAGCTTTAAATAAATGGAATGTAAGCAAAGTAAAAAATATGAATGCAATGTTTGCGGGAGCTAGTTCTTTTAATCAATCTTTAAACGATTGGAATGTTAGTAATGTAGAAACTATGACGGGTATATTTGAAGGTGCAAGTAACTTTAATCAACCTTTAAATAAATGGAATACAAGCAAACTTAGAAAAGCAATCGCAATGTTTTCAAATGCCATTTCTTTTAATCAAAATATCAATTCTTGGGATGTTTCTAATGTAGAAACTATGACAGCAATGTTTCAAGATGCAAAATCTTTTAACCAACCTTTAGATAAATGGAATACCGCTAAAGTTATGCGTATGAGTGGAATGTTTAACCGTGCTAGTAATTTCAATCAAAAACTATCTTCTTGGGATACAAGTAAAGTAACAGATATGAGTTTTATGTTTTATGGAGCAAAGAAATTTAATCAAAGCATTAATTCTTGGAATGTAAGCAGAGTCGAAAGTATGGAAGCGATGTTTTATAATGCCAGTGCTTTTAACAAACCTTTAAATAAATGGAATACAACTAGCCTTAAAAATATAAACTATATATTTCAAAACGCTTCGTCTTTTAATCAAAATATCAATACTTGGGATGTTTCTAAAATAAGAAAAATGGATAATGTTTTTTACAAGGCGATAGCTTTTAACCAACCACTTGATAAATGGGATACAAGTAAGGTTGTGGATATGAGTTTTATGTTTTATGGAGCAAAGAAATTTAATCAAAACATTAATTCTTGGAATGTAAGCAAGGTTGAAAATATGGCGAGTATGTTTTCAGAAGCTATTTCTTTTAATCAGCCTTTAAATGACTGGAATGTGAGTAGTGTTAAAATTATGTCGCAAATGTTTGCAGGAGCTTTGAAATTTAACCAAGCACTTGATAAATGGGATACAAGTAAGGTTGTGGATATGAGCGCAATGTTTTATGAAGCAAAAAGTTTTAGTCAAAATTTAAATGATTGGAATACAGATAAACTTGAATACAAAAAAGATGCCTTTAAATTATCTGCCATAGAAAACAAACCACCAGTATGGCTGAAAGGCTACATAGACAAGATTGATAAGAAATTTAAATATTATCCAAAAACTTGGGAAGAACTTAATAAGTTTGCAAACGATGAAAGTATAAATTTAGGTGATATTAATACAAGTAAAATCACAAATATGAAATCTTTATTTTTACGAACTACTAGAAAAGATTTTAGTGGGATTGATAAATGGGATACAAGTAATGTTATTGATATGAGTAATATGTTTGCACAAACAAAAAACTTCAATGAAAATATCAGTTCTTGGAATGTAAGCAAGGTTGAAAATATGGCGGGTATGTTTTCAGAATCTATTTCTTTTAATCAGCCTTTAAATGACTGGAATGTGAGTAGCGTTAAAATTATGTCGCAAATGTTTGCAGGAGCTTTAAAATTTAACCAAGCACTTGATAAATGGGATACAAGTAAGGTTATAAAAATGGACGCAATGTTTGCAAATGCTAGTTCTTTTAATCAAAACATTAATTCTTGGGATGTTTCTAAGGTAAGAGACATGAGAATGATGTTTAATAAAGCTTCAAGCTTTAATCAGCCTTTGGATAAATGGGATGTGAGTAATGTTGTAAAAATGGATCTTATTTTTGCCAATGCTAGTTCTTTTAGGCAAAATATAGACAATTGGAAAGTAAAAGATTTTGAAGAAAATGATTTATTTTTTATGTTTCATTCTTCTGGTTTAGAAAAAAATCTGCCTAAATGGAGCAAAAATAATTTATTTTAA
- a CDS encoding DUF1090 family protein, protein MRKIFILLALCSLAFSTQCEKKIAQIQKEIAYAKNYNHQEKVLSLELALKEVQADCAKDPYYYDKKLEAKKLKEQEIEKIEQELKELKKQKDYMSKTEYKSKKQALKDKKDKIKKEIEEYIDNL, encoded by the coding sequence ATGAGAAAAATATTTATTTTACTTGCTCTTTGCTCTTTAGCTTTTTCCACACAATGTGAAAAAAAGATAGCACAAATTCAAAAAGAAATAGCTTATGCTAAAAATTACAATCATCAAGAAAAAGTTTTAAGTTTAGAACTCGCTTTAAAGGAAGTTCAAGCAGATTGTGCCAAAGATCCTTATTATTATGATAAAAAATTAGAAGCTAAAAAACTTAAAGAGCAAGAAATAGAAAAAATCGAACAAGAATTAAAAGAATTAAAAAAACAAAAAGATTATATGAGTAAAACAGAATATAAAAGTAAAAAACAAGCTTTAAAAGATAAAAAAGACAAAATCAAAAAAGAGATTGAAGAATATATTGATAATCTATAA
- a CDS encoding DUF4153 domain-containing protein, with translation MLDSCVLSLWLFSAGIFSLFLLGNFTSFNFNKIFIFILNTFSILYIIMLFTYGLVALFNLLTNLSIVHLCLWFGNFLLINLWINLSFYKIKKSLLYAFFIVVLSLNIFVFYAIIIRIAQYGFTPERLAVLALNLWLLIANYLSVFKQKIALKFSFYLLAFMALFLGFFANYISFSSQKYQLQKLENSIHSLDLDYIQSKQYYNQIKSIKNTLHNFDKNYNNNYSFDEFLKTNNLNHLKNQAKPFNPNLSIYKNFNPEYLKLKKDYDEVLFNFTNKSNFKYSMKIQDNTLYFYLQEQEILKIIDFDKILKTYQKNSQLDYELYNGSTITFIPLMFNIDARGNVTKFKTHIFIKNTK, from the coding sequence ATGTTAGATTCTTGTGTTCTATCATTATGGCTTTTTAGCGCTGGAATTTTTTCTTTATTTTTACTTGGTAATTTTACTTCATTTAATTTTAATAAAATTTTTATATTTATACTAAATACTTTTAGTATTTTATATATAATCATGCTTTTTACCTATGGCTTGGTAGCGTTATTTAATCTTTTAACAAATCTTAGTATAGTTCATTTATGTCTTTGGTTTGGTAATTTTTTATTAATTAATCTTTGGATAAATTTATCTTTTTATAAAATCAAAAAATCATTACTCTATGCCTTTTTTATTGTAGTGCTATCATTAAATATTTTCGTATTTTATGCTATTATAATTAGAATTGCACAATATGGCTTTACGCCAGAACGCTTAGCAGTATTGGCTTTAAATTTATGGCTTTTGATTGCAAATTATCTAAGCGTATTTAAACAAAAAATAGCATTAAAATTTTCTTTTTATCTACTTGCGTTTATGGCGTTATTTTTAGGATTCTTTGCAAATTACATAAGTTTTTCTTCGCAAAAATACCAATTGCAAAAACTAGAAAACTCTATACACTCTTTAGATCTTGACTATATTCAAAGTAAGCAATACTACAATCAAATTAAAAGTATCAAAAACACCTTACATAATTTTGATAAAAATTATAATAACAACTATAGTTTTGATGAATTTTTAAAGACAAATAATTTAAATCATTTAAAAAATCAAGCAAAACCTTTCAATCCTAATCTTTCTATATATAAAAATTTTAATCCTGAATACTTAAAATTAAAAAAAGACTATGATGAAGTATTATTTAATTTCACTAATAAAAGTAATTTTAAATACTCAATGAAAATACAAGATAATACTTTATACTTTTACTTACAAGAACAAGAAATTTTAAAAATTATAGATTTTGATAAAATTTTAAAAACCTATCAAAAAAATTCTCAACTAGATTATGAGCTTTACAATGGCTCTACTATAACTTTTATACCTTTAATGTTTAACATAGATGCAAGAGGAAATGTAACAAAATTTAAAACTCATATTTTTATAAAAAATACCAAATAA
- a CDS encoding HIT family protein, with translation MIYENDFLFIEKENSQIPWVKIFTKENYRELSDCPTFLQNMLFQYVLACELSLKEYYNPEKINIASFANYVPRVHFHIMARFKEDGFFPECMWGKQQREIKDLKLPDFEGFVSILLKKVKNIHV, from the coding sequence ATGATTTATGAAAACGATTTTTTATTTATAGAAAAAGAAAATTCTCAAATTCCTTGGGTAAAAATTTTTACTAAAGAAAACTACAGAGAATTAAGTGATTGTCCAACCTTTTTACAAAATATGCTTTTTCAATATGTTTTAGCTTGTGAATTAAGTCTTAAAGAATACTATAACCCAGAAAAAATCAACATAGCTTCCTTTGCGAACTATGTACCAAGAGTGCATTTTCATATTATGGCAAGATTTAAAGAAGATGGGTTTTTTCCCGAATGTATGTGGGGAAAACAACAAAGAGAAATTAAGGATTTAAAATTGCCTGATTTTGAAGGATTTGTATCAATTTTACTTAAAAAAGTAAAAAATATTCATGTTTAA
- the fumC gene encoding class II fumarate hydratase, whose translation MEYRIEHDTMGEIKVPNDKYWGAQTQRSFENFKISCEKMPKVLIYAFANLKKSLALVNNKLGKLDDAKKDAIVQACDEIIAGKFDDNFPLAIWQTGSGTQSNMNMNEVIANRATEIMGGDFRKEKLVHPNDHVNMSQSSNDTFPTAMSIVSVEQVEKKLIPALDDLIATFEKKVKEFDGIIKIGRTHLQDATPLTLAQEFSGYLSMLLHSKEQIIASLPTLRELAIGGTAVGTGLNAHPELSEKVSEELSKLIGTKFISSPNKFHALTSHDAINFTHGAMKGLAANLMKIANDIRWLASGPRCGLGELNIPENEPGSSIMPGKVNPTQCEALTMVAVQVMGNDATIGFAASQGNFELNVFKPVIIYNFLQSLDLLADAMHSFNIHCAVGIEPNKEKIDFNLHNSLMLVTALNPHIGYENAAKVAKNAHKKGISLKESAMELGLVSEEDFAKFVDPTKMIGPKK comes from the coding sequence ATGGAATATAGAATCGAACACGATACTATGGGAGAGATTAAAGTTCCTAATGATAAATATTGGGGTGCACAAACGCAAAGAAGTTTTGAAAATTTTAAAATTAGTTGCGAAAAAATGCCAAAAGTTTTAATTTATGCTTTTGCAAATCTTAAAAAATCTTTGGCTTTAGTAAATAACAAACTTGGCAAATTAGACGATGCTAAAAAAGATGCTATCGTACAAGCTTGCGATGAAATTATAGCAGGAAAATTTGACGATAACTTCCCACTGGCTATATGGCAAACAGGATCAGGCACACAAAGCAATATGAATATGAATGAAGTTATAGCAAATCGTGCTACAGAAATCATGGGTGGAGATTTTAGAAAAGAAAAACTCGTCCATCCAAACGATCATGTTAATATGAGCCAAAGTTCAAATGATACTTTCCCAACTGCTATGAGTATAGTTTCAGTAGAGCAGGTAGAAAAAAAACTTATCCCTGCTTTAGATGATCTTATTGCAACTTTTGAAAAGAAAGTAAAAGAATTTGATGGAATTATTAAAATAGGAAGAACCCACCTTCAAGATGCTACACCACTTACCTTAGCACAAGAATTTAGCGGATATCTTTCTATGTTGCTTCACTCAAAAGAACAAATCATAGCTTCATTACCTACACTAAGAGAACTTGCAATAGGTGGAACAGCTGTTGGTACAGGATTAAACGCTCATCCAGAACTTAGTGAAAAAGTAAGCGAAGAATTAAGCAAACTAATAGGCACTAAATTTATTTCAAGTCCAAATAAATTTCATGCACTAACAAGTCATGATGCAATTAATTTTACCCATGGGGCTATGAAAGGTTTGGCCGCAAATTTAATGAAAATAGCAAATGATATTAGATGGCTAGCAAGTGGTCCTAGATGTGGTCTTGGAGAGTTAAACATACCTGAGAATGAACCAGGAAGTTCTATCATGCCAGGCAAGGTTAATCCTACTCAGTGTGAAGCTTTAACTATGGTTGCAGTACAAGTTATGGGAAATGATGCAACTATTGGTTTTGCAGCAAGTCAAGGAAATTTTGAACTTAATGTATTTAAACCTGTAATTATTTATAATTTCTTACAAAGTCTTGATTTATTAGCCGATGCCATGCATTCATTTAATATCCATTGTGCTGTTGGTATAGAACCAAATAAAGAAAAAATTGATTTTAACCTACATAATTCTTTAATGCTAGTAACTGCATTAAATCCACATATTGGCTATGAAAATGCAGCTAAAGTAGCAAAAAATGCTCACAAAAAAGGTATTTCTTTAAAAGAAAGTGCTATGGAGCTTGGCTTAGTAAGCGAAGAGGATTTTGCTAAATTTGTAGATCCTACAAAAATGATAGGACCAAAAAAATAA